A section of the Oenanthe melanoleuca isolate GR-GAL-2019-014 chromosome 6, OMel1.0, whole genome shotgun sequence genome encodes:
- the LOC130254823 gene encoding leucine-rich repeat-containing protein 37A3-like encodes MDLVARLVRALLLPALLLAVLPCPGVAKELCPEPCHCPQHGHLDCQDMGLATVPPASRHWPLTILDFTGNSIAGIGKQTWKDYPWTETLVLRDNELQAVKSHSLEGLFLLKHLDLSCNEILSIEEQAFESLPFLKLLNLSGNGLTQIRSSTFQAWHGMEFLQELILSHNPLALIADTAFFKLPSVSSLDLSATQVPPQTLLLLLQTTLSLETLQVPKKVACCLCQERPLPETPCRRIQFLCEKLCSASAPHCGHTSQKETWGEIMDMEQPPELDASPVLRKHKKPLVGDHGTVILALVLTQSTEGDVSSLHDSRSNSYPTQHLSGRKGKTSVDDLMNKLKRMLLKKKLHKSKSTRIARSIIPYPAQLARLKDVVEKTPSSWDLEEMESRSNWQGLNPSDVAGGLNRAYLASITGQDGDEEEDAAPRKNYVSAHKRHRKEDSHYGVGHSSLGGHPLIFRDTREEEDSTILNKPWSPRSPDLALVSGELLETTLDDQQQLLEPDKGMRMFTDHVERALRRDCNLPQLKEVCAKMVSKTRLLLNLLSERQENQGASDHRGHCRVQENMIIHMALGKGKKLTRKKLEVVLYVITSVFLLAFFIIAFLILKCISQKRSRPCDPDCQPCHTRTFCLGRFCVGGRKDNKQPQDAEQKRAGTSSQCCPSSDTVNGPCQCCSLFKKSELAGIQRIRTVYEAQI; translated from the exons ATGGACCTGGTGGCACGTCTGGTGCGCGCTCTGCTCCTGccggccctgctgctggcagtgctgccctgcccaggagtGGCCAAGGagctctgcccagagccctgccacTGCCCACAGCATGGACATCTGGACTGCCAGGACATGGGCCTGGCCACCGTGCCCCCAGCCAGCCGCCACTGGCCCCTCACCATCCT AGATTTCACTGGCAACTCCATTGCTGGTATTGGAAAACAAACCTGGAAAGACTATCCATGGACCGAGACCTT AGTGCTGAGGGACAAtgagctgcaggcagtgaagagccattccctggaggggctgttcctgctgaaGCACCT GGATTTGTCCTGCAATGAGATCCTGTCCATTGAGGAACAGGCTTTTGAATCACTGCCTTTCCTGAAGCTTCT AAACCTCTCTGGGAATGGCCTCACGCAGATCCGCAGCAGCACTTTCCAGGCCTGGCATGGGATGGAGTTTCTCCAGGAGCT GATCCTCAGCCATAACCCACTGGCTCTCATTGCTGACACTGCCTTCTTCAAGCTGCCCTCGGTGAGCTCTCT AGACCTGAGTGCCACCCAAGTGCCTCCACAgacgctgctgctgctcctgcagaccACACTGAGCTTGGAAACCCT CCAAGTGCCCAAGAAGGTggcctgctgcctgtgccaggagcGTCCCCTGCCCGAGACCCCGTGCAGGAGGATCCAGTTCCTCTGCGAGAAGCTGTGCAGCGCCAGCGCCCCGCACTGCG GTCACACAAGTCAGAAAGAGACATGGGGAGAAATCATGGATATGGAACAACCCCCAGAACTGGACGCCAGCCCAGTGCTGAGGAAGCACAAGAAGCCTTTGGTGGGAGATCACGGAACTGTAATACTTGCGCTTGTCCTGACCCAGAGCACTGAGGGTGATGTCAGCAGCCTGCACGATTCCAGAAGCAATTCATATCCCACTCAGCATCTCTCGGGGCGCAAAGGCAAAACGAGTGTTGATGACTTGATGAACAAGCTCAAGAGGATGCTGCTCAAGAAGAAGCTGCACAAATCTAAAAGCACCAGGATTGCACGAAGCATTATCCCATACCCGGCCCAGCTTGCCAGGCTGAAGGATGTGGTGGAAAAGACACCCTCGAGCTGGGATCTAGAGGAGATGGAGTCACGTTCAAACTGGCAGGGATTAAACCCCTCGGATGTAGCTGGTGGATTAAACCGTGCTTACCTTGCCTCTATCACTGGACAAGACGGAGATGAGGAGGAAGATGCAGCTCCCAGGAAGAACTACGTTAGCGCACACAAACGGCACAGGAAGGAGGACAGCCACTATGGGGTTGGACATTCCTCTCTGGGCGGGCACCCCCTGATCTTCCGTGACACCAGAGAGGAGGAAGACTCCACGATCCTCAACAAACCTTGGAGCCCCCGGAGCCCAGACCTTGCGCTGGTGTCAGGAGAACTCTTGGAAACCACGCTTGATgatcagcagcagcttctggagCCGGACAAAGGCATGCGAATGTTCACAGACCACGTGGAGCGGGCCCTGAGGAGGGACTGCAACCTGCCCCAGCTGAAGGAGGTCTGTGCCAAGATGGTCTCTAAGACCAGGCTTCTTCTAAATCTGCTCAGTGAGAGGCAAGAGAACCAGGGAGCCTCTGATCACAGAGGCCACTGTCGTGTGCAGGAGAACATGATCATTCACATGGCCTTGGGGAAGGGCAAGAAACTCACAAGGAAG AAACTAGAGGTGGTGCTGTATGTGATCACGTCTGTGTTTTTGCTGGCTTTCTTCATCATCGCTTTTCTGATACTGAAGTGTATCTCCCAG AAGCGCTCCCGACCGTGTGACCCTGACTGCCAACCCTGCCACACCAGGACCTTCTGCCTGGGAAG GTTCTGTGTAGGAGGGAGGAAGGATAACAAGCAGCCACAGGATGCGGAGCAGAAACGGGCAGGGACCTCCTCCCAGTGTTGCCCCTCTTCTGACACTGTTAATGGTCCTTGCCAGTGCTGTTCCCTGTTCAAAAAGTCTGAACTGGCAGGCATTCAGCGCATCAGGACAGTCTATGAAGCTCAGATATAA